The Amaranthus tricolor cultivar Red isolate AtriRed21 chromosome 2, ASM2621246v1, whole genome shotgun sequence genome contains the following window.
CTATTTTCTAAATACTCAAATGAAGTCCACGAGTGCATGTGCGTCCTGCTCGTGTTGCCTAACCCAAGGTCATCTCtcacttgtgttcattttttAGGTGTTgcgtaaaaattattttgatactAGTTCATAAGATCGTTTGACgtgtaaaaaataaacatgtaactgttaaatataatttttaccaaaaatCTTTATAAATAATTGGCTCAAAACAACCAGTAAAAAGCCACCATTTTTCAATgcaacaaattcaaagagataAAAATGGTGTTCCTTTAGAAATTGTCATGAAGTGCAGCATCAAATTAAGACTTCATTTGAAAAATGAGTCGGACGGTATCACAAGGATGAAGCAAAATTGGTTTTATTAATGCAGTGCGACTCTTGTCGTCTTCAAATGCAACTAAAAATTCTCATACTTCTTCACTTTTTGCTTATGTAGTtatgcacaattaaaattaCGACGAATTATTTAAAAACTTGAATAAAAGCCTTGACTCAATTGAAAGTTATTAATTGACGCTTGAAActtaaatattgatttttctaccatatccaaaataataaaaaaacataaaatacacaataaaataaccttattcaagTAAGAAGCTCCAAGCCTCCAAATCAAAACTTCATCATATAAACAATATCATCAAATATcatatttaattatacataatctTCGTCGCCACCGGTCAAATAAAAGATGGCATTACTATTTCACAATGGAGCAATTACAATAAACTGAAAACACTAAAGTGATATTTTTTGGCCGCTTACAACACCAAATTTCCTCTTAACATATATTACACACATTGTACTAAAATTGAGTTATTCAGAAAAGCAAAGTTCGAGTAAAGTCACAAAATGGATTATATTACACACCAATCATCATATGTACCCAAAATAAATTGgagtaaaagaaaataaatcgaACATAGGATTGTACTCAAGAGAAGAGTCGTTTCCGAGTGTTTCATGTACGTTATGCATAACTCGGGTTGAGTGCTAAAGCTTCTTGATAGATCATttctttcatttcttcttctccTAAGGCTTGTTTCTCGAATTCGAATGAGAAAGTCTCTTGGCATACAGGTTCATCGGATATATCATGTAATCTAGCAAGGTAAGGATGCGATAGGGCTTCTTCGACTGCATAAGACCAAAAGTAAACTTATAAGGATAGTATTTTTCTCGACTAGCATAGACAATTTACGTGTATTTCCCCCGTGGAGCCTTGGCTACATGAATCGAACGTACACAAGTAATGAACAGCTTACCAGTAATTCTCCGAGTGGGATCAAATGTTAGCATCTTCTCGATTAGATCGATTGCTAAGGGATTAACATGAGGAAAAACGTGTTTTAATGGCTGACGAGGTAGGGGTGGAAGTTGGCGTATGTATCGTCTGGCATCTTCATTTTGAAGAAACCCTAAATCAGCTTCAGTAGGTGTCCCGAGCAGCTGTGATATATGGAGAAAACTAGGCCAGTTAGTCAGCAACATTCTAAACATGAGAATTGCACAATAGAGCCAAGTAAAGTTGATGACCATGTTTGCCATAAAGGTCGGTctaaaacaacctctttgttatctcTAACAAGAATAAGGTCGTGTACATCCAAAACCCCTCCAAACCCACATACGTGGCGGGGCCATTTTATGGCGTTGAGGAAATGGAACACTGTTGTACACCAAGGAGTAACGGCATCTGAGCAATTAGCCAACTCTATTCACTAGTGCATCtctatcatcatcatcttacctAGTGTATCCAACTCATAAGAAGTATGGTCAttgatcagggtctggggacGAAAAAAAggcagcaactcatacccataaaggagagagCCGCCAAGAGTCCCTGGGCTCGAGAAAAACAGTGAAAAACAGCAAGAATAGACTCCTCTTCTCGACAAAAACTACGGTGATGTAGAATACTTCTTCGTTTCAGAATGTCCTAAACAAATCAACCTCACAATCAAGATGCATCTACTATCCTACTTGGTACTAACATTCAGTGACAGTAACGGTGAAAATGATCCAATTATCATCAAGAAATTTCTGCTAAAATTAAGTCCATATCCTCCATTATGACCAGTTAGAACAAAGTGACATATAATAAACGGACAGAAGAGTATCACAGCAGCAAACAATCACATTTTAGGTCAAAATATTAATGTCTTGAAAAATCTAACCTCTGTCAACAGACGCATTTGATGAACATGATCTTTGCCGGGAAACAAAGGCCTTCTGTTCATAAGCTCCATATAAATACAGCCGACAGACCACAAATCAATAGCAGCAGTGTAATCGGAAGAGTTAAGCAACAGCTCGGGTGCTCTGTACCATCTAGTAACGACATATTCTGTCATGTGTTCATTTTCTGAGGTTGGCCGTGCAAGACCAAAATCACAAATCTTAAGATCACAATTTGCATTAATCAATAGATTGCTCGGCTTCAGATCTCTATGGATGACATTTGCTGAGTGAATGTACTTGAGTCCACGGAGTATCTGGTACAAGAAGTACTGCAAGCATATAGAGAATATGCGAATATAAATGAGACAAATGCATAATACCATAGATGATCCATTTTTTAAGTTCTGATCCACACAATTCTTCTTTTTCTATATCATCCAGACAATTTAAACATATCATTGTAAAAATCGTTAAAGTTCCAAAATGAATATCCAGAAGATACAGGAAATTCTAcatttaaaagtttaaacttgatGAAACAAACTAGTGAAAGCTCAAGATGATATATTGTCAAAAGATACTTTAAGGGTGTAGGACTGGTGACCACTTTACAACAATCACACTAAATGTACTTCAGCTTTAATTTCCATATGATTTCCTTAATAAAGGTATATTAATTTAAGCATAAATATATAACTCTTCATTTAACTCTTCCAGAAAAAGCAATAAACAGACAGTTAAAAAGAAGATGACACAAAAGAAACTCCTTTTTTTTCCTCCAAACTTTTTTGTTTCAAACAAGTCCTAAAATACTTCCCATCACTTGGGTTTGACTGCCTAAACAAAACCTTTTATGACATGTTTGGCAAACTTAAAATTAAGAAATGTGGAATTGGGCAACTTCTATAGGATTTCAATGACAATGTAAAATAGGCTAAatatcaaaaattgaaaattctaaGTAAATagatattatttacaattcatgaATTTAAATACCCAATTAAATTCTTCATTTCCAAATAAATTCCAGTTGCCAAACACTATCTTAAacaaatttcaattttcaacCCAAATTTCTTATCCCCATCCCAAACTCACTCCAACCAAACGCCCCCTCAAGAGTAGTAATAATAGCACATTTAATGTAATTATTATATTGGACATTATATATAGCTAACAAAAGAATTACTTATTCAACGGGAAAATAAATTAAGTCTATTAAAAGCAATGTACCTGACAATGCTCTTCTGATAAATTTTGATGGGATCTGATTATTTGATGAACATCAGTGTCCATAAGCTCAGTTGCAACATAAACATCAGTAAATTCTCTTCTTAAAGGAGGAGGAACTACATCTCTCAACCCTATTATCTGATTTCAAGTCagcagtaataatttattagtattttttcaatatgatcattttttaccaaaaaaataagaGTACAATCCAACTGTATATCTTATTCACTAAGTTAACAATGTCATCAAATAAGGAGTCTATTCCCATTATattgctcaaaaaaaaaataattcccactttgcttgaaatgggaaaatatttcccacattaccgtccacgtcagaaatttttttttttttttttttcagacaaaaccgccacttgagatggcggtttgccttaagcactaaaccgccacatgaagcaGCGGtttgcttattaatttttttcttttttttaaaaaaaattaaaatgatatgctgttttgtactgctataaaaccgccacttgaagtggcggtttgcttactttttttttttttaaaaaaaaaaatttaataatgttttGTACTActataaaaccgccacttgaagtggcggttatcttacttttttttaaaaaaaaaaaaattaataatgttttttactactacaaaaccgccacttcaagtggcggtttactaattttttttttttttttttaaattaaaatccataaaacgcCATTTCAAGTAGCGGTTTAGTTCAGATCTCTtaacaaaaccgccatttcaagtagcggttttattaaaaaaaatatatatattctgacgtggacggtaatgtgggaaatattttcccatttcaagcaaagtgggaattatttttttttgagcaaTATAATGGGAATAGACTCTCAAATAAGTCAACTTTCACACATGTTTTGCTAAAAGTaaaactaaataataaaaaattttactctTGCTCTTCAAAATTAAGCAAATTCAATGTGTGAATTAACCCAATTCCACaattagaaaacaaaattgttattAAACCTATTACATAGAACACTATATGTCTAGATTATTGAATTACTCCTATCTTATAGTCTTGTCGGCGTATctaaatttgctatatttgtCATTTTGCTATATAGTACAAATGAATGAAATTACTATTTATGGTGCTACATCACTAATCACACATAGCAAATTAATGATTACATATGGGACAAATACTATAAGGTTAGGTAAAAAtcaaatctaaaattttaattgttCTGATCTCTCCTGAGATAAGAACTCAAGTTTTTGTCCATCCCATTCAcgtttcaatttttttgtcaatttcaaaCACAGCCAAAAATTAATTTAGACTATTTAGCCAGCAAATTCATAAAAACGGATGAATAAATACTCCATGTGCATAATAAGTacaaaatctttttaaaaagaattatagtTCCATTCGAATCCtgaaaaatgaaagagaaagactagaaaagtaaaaatatacattttcatgatcaaaatgGCGAAGAATTTTGATCTCACGAAGAGTACGCTTAGCATCCATATAGTTATCAAACGCATTAGCAATCTTCTTCATAGCAACCATCTCTTTAGTCTCTGAATTCAACACTGAACTGctcaaaaatcaccaaaaatactcaaaaaaagaaatcaataaaaacCAGAATTCAAAATTCCTAATTATTACCAAACAATTCCATAAGCACCACGACCAATAGGCAAAATCGGAGGTCGATACTTAGCAGTAACTTCAAACAAATTCCCGAATATATTGTACTGTATAAACTGTCCTCCATGAGTAAAAACTGCTGGAAAATCAGGAACTTGACCACCTCCGGCAGGATTTTGAGCAGCATCAACCATATTTGATGATTAATCAAGTTTTTGATTTGTGTGATGATTTGAGATATTCCAGATGACTGATGAAGAAGTGGAAGAAGAGAAGTCATTTATAGCGTTGAAGAAGACCAAGTCCGTAGAATGGAGTAAGAATGGGTCCGTGTCCGGGTTCGGGTCCGGTTCCGAGTCCGCATTAGCAGTATCaagatttttttagtttaaaagCAACATAAATTATTGTGAGACACGGTTCTTTTGAGGGACTATTTTTAATTGTGTAGGCCcataaagaaaataattgagCTTTGTTGGACTGGATTTGAGAAACGTCTCTCAAATACCAGCTCTATAAAGGGAATCTGTATTAAACCAGGGATTTGCAAtttcaataatcatttatttgttattttatatgtGTATTGAACTTGTTCGGCTACCATGTAAAGTATAAATGTTGATGTCtatatattaaagataatatattaataaaataaaaaaataaaaaaaggattaaataggattattttaattgataatatataaatttaatatgatTACAACATATACAATATTAATCAGAGTAAATTTGTTTATAACCTTTCTTAATAAAGGAAGCAAAACTAAAATAAGAATGTGAAATAAAAATCTAGCACGAagaaagtattatttttatttaatattaatataatataaaaaaattaacattaataatttaatttttttttttattttgtgtgaataattttatatttagattatctttttattggttttatttgctGTCAGCATACTAATTGAGTATGTTGATAATAAACTAAGAATAAAAATTAGattgttgaaaaataaaaggataTATTGACCAAAAATTAAGGCTAAatgttaaatttgaaaaaaataatcaaattatcaaattatccaaataaaaaattatttacggcaaaaaaaaactaatactaaattattaatttaatttttttataatttttaatcaaataactaAAGTTATATCCTATATAGGTTAGACTTTTGATTCCCTTGTGGTTTTTGGTTTAAGGCGACGCGGTTTTTGGTTGAAATAGGAATTGAAGCGATGGCGTTGATTTTCCGCCCGCCTCTTATCGTACGGTTGgtaatgtttgtttttttacaTTTGCTTATTGCTAGTTTGCTACTATGCTTATATTGTTCAATGTTTGGCTTGCTTTAGGTTGCTTTCCTTTGAACTATACACTCTTGTACTCTAGTAGAGTTGAATTTGAATGGATTAGGAATGGTtatgtttatgtatatgtaATCTTTGTCTTGTCTTGTTacgtattttttcttttattttgttttttatttttatgttttcatGCGTTAAATCTTTTTATTAACCTCAACCTTCTTATCATAAAGATATGATATGTCGTCTTTTATTCTTTTACTTAGCTTGATCATAACTTCAATGAGTGGGataaattatgatgatgataacaATGTATCGATTATCGAGTATAGGGTATCTTTATCCCTAGACTTGATAGAGACATAAGACATGACTAATTAATGATGTGCACCATGTTAACAATAATCTTAAATTTAGTTTTTGGAATCTAAGACTTACTTTAAGACTCATGTGCACTCATTTTATAAATCAATTGACAATCAACATATCTTAATTGTAcctttgtaaaaaaatatttttagagtACGAGGTGAGTCTTAAAGGTAAAGTGTAAAGACAGAAAAGGTTATATATGAATtcgtatgataaaaaaaattagacaaaagttgttagaaatctaATGCACAGAGTTTGAAGATTGAGGTTTGAGTCTGGAATA
Protein-coding sequences here:
- the LOC130806019 gene encoding mitogen-activated protein kinase 3; this translates as MVDAAQNPAGGGQVPDFPAVFTHGGQFIQYNIFGNLFEVTAKYRPPILPIGRGAYGIVCSVLNSETKEMVAMKKIANAFDNYMDAKRTLREIKILRHFDHENIIGLRDVVPPPLRREFTDVYVATELMDTDVHQIIRSHQNLSEEHCQYFLYQILRGLKYIHSANVIHRDLKPSNLLINANCDLKICDFGLARPTSENEHMTEYVVTRWYRAPELLLNSSDYTAAIDLWSVGCIYMELMNRRPLFPGKDHVHQMRLLTELLGTPTEADLGFLQNEDARRYIRQLPPLPRQPLKHVFPHVNPLAIDLIEKMLTFDPTRRITVEEALSHPYLARLHDISDEPVCQETFSFEFEKQALGEEEMKEMIYQEALALNPSYA